The genomic DNA ttatggtgtgatggttgtgatggtgtgtgatggtgtgtgtgatggtgtctgatggtgtgtgatggtgtgttatggtgtgatggtgtgtgatggtgtgttatggtgtgatGGTTGTGATGgtatgtgatggtgtgtgatggtgtgatggtgtgtgatggtgtgtgatggtgtgatggtatgtgatggtgtgttatggtgtgatggttgtgatggtgtgtgatggtgtgatggtgtgtgattgTGAGTGAAGTGgcgatggtgtgatggtgtgtgatggtatgatggtgtgtgatggtgtgatggtgtgtgatggtggctgatggtgtgtgattgtgtgatgGTATGTGAtcgtgtgatggtgtgtgatggtgtgtgatgttgtgtgatggtgtgtgatggtgtgtgatggtgtgatggtgtgtgattgtgtgatggtgtgtgatggtgtgatggtgtgatggtgtgtgatggtgtgtgatggtgtgatggtgtgatggtgtgtgatggtgtgtgatgttgtgtgatggtgtgtgatggtgtgttatggtatgatggtgtgtgattgtgtgatgGTATGTGATcatgtgatggtgtgtgatggtatgatggtgtgtgatggtctgatggtgtgatggtgtgtgatggtgtgattaCAATAATGACTGGTATACAGTACTTCTGGTCCATTTGGATGGCCAAATTGAGAATCTGCCCCCCTGCCTCCACCGCCCCCACCAACCCCCTGCCTCCACCGCCCCCACCAACCCCTGGCCCCACCGCCCCCACCAACCCCTGCCTCCACCGCCCCCACCAACCCCTGCCTCCACCGCCCCAACCAACCCCTGCCTCCACCGCCCCCACCAACCCCCTGCCTCCACCGCCCCCCCACACACCCCGGCCCCACCGCCCCCACCAACCCCCTGCCTCCACCGCCCCCACCAACCCCCTGCCTCCACCGCCCCCACCAACCCCCTGCCTCCACCGCCCCCACCAACCCCCTGCCTCCACCGCCCCCACCAACCCCCTGGCCCCACTGCCCCAACCAACCCCTGCCTCCACCGCCCCCACCAACCCCTGGCCCCACTGCCCCCACCAACCCTGCCTCCACCGCCCCCCAACCCCTGGCCCCACTGCCCCCCACCAACCCCTGGCCCCACTGCCCCCACCAACCCCTGGCCCCACTGCCCCCACCAACCCCCTGGCCCCACTGCCCCCACCAACCCCCTGGCCCCACTGCCCCCACCAACCCCCTGGCCCCACTGCCCCCACCAACCCCCTGGCCCCACTGCCCCCACCAACCCCTGGCCCCACCCCCCTGCCCCCACCAACCCCTGGCCCCACTGCCCCCACCAACCCCCTGCCTCCACCGCCCCCACCAACCCCTGGCCCCACTGCCCCCACCAACCCCCCTCCACCGCCCCCACCAACCCCTGGCCCCACTGCCCCCACCAACCCCTGGCCCCACCGCCCCCACCAACCCCCTGGCCCCACTGCCCCCCACCAACCCCCTGGCCCCACTGCCCCCACCAACCCCCTGGCCCCACTGCCCCCACCAACCCCCTGGCCCCACTGCCCCCACCAACCCCCTGGCCCCACTGCCCCCACCAACCCCTGGCCCCACTGCCCCCACCAACCCCCTGGCCCCACTGCCCCCACCAACCCCTGCCTCCACTGCCCCCACCAACCCCTGGCCCACCAACCCCCTGGCCCCCACCAACCCCCTGGCCCCACCGCCCCCACCAACCCCTGGCCCCACTGCCCCCACCAACCCCTGGCCCCACTGCCCCCACCAACCCCCTGGCCCCACTGCCCCACCAACCCCTGGCCCCACTGCCCCCACCAACCCCCTGGCCCCACTGCCCCCACCAACCCCTGGCCCCACTGCCCCCACCAACCCCCTGGCCCCACTGCCCCCACCAACCCCTGGCCCCACTGCCCCCACCAACCCCTGGCCCCACTGCCCCCACCAACCCCTGGCCCCACTGCCCCCACCAACCCCCTGGCCCCACTGCCCCCACCAACCCCCTGGCCCCACTGCCCCCACCAACCCCTGGCCCCACTGCCCCACCAACCCCTGGCCCCACTGCCCCCACCAACCCCTGGCCCCACTGCCCCCACCAACCCCCTGGCCCCACTGCCCCACCAACCCCCTGGCCCCACTGCCCCCACCAACCCCTGGCCCCACTGCCCCCACCAACCCCTGGCCCCACCGCCCCCACCAACCCCTGGCCCCACTGCCCCCACCAACCCCTGGCCCCACTGCCCCCACCAACCCCCTGGCCCCACTGCCCCCACCAACCCCCTGGCCCCACTGCCCCACCAACCCCCTGGCCCCACTGCCCCCACCAACCCCCTGGCCCCACTGCCCCCACCAACCCCTGGCCCCACTGCCCCCCCCAACCCCTGGCCCCACTGCCCCCACCACCCCCTGGGCCCCACTGCCCCCACCAACCCCTGGCCCCCCTGGCCCCACTGCCCCCTGGCCCCACCGCCCCCCAACCCCCTGGCCCTTTGCCCCACCCCCCCACTGGCCCCCCCCACCAACCCCCTGGCCCCACTGCCCCCACCAACCCCTGGCCCCACTGCCCCCACCAACCCCCTGGCCCCACTGCCCCCACCAACCCCCTGGCCCCACTGCCCCCACCAACCCCTGGCCCCACTGCCCCCACCAACCCCCTGGCCCCACTGCCCCCACCAACCCCTGGCCCCCTGCCCACCACTGGCCCCCTGCCCCCACCAACCCCCTGGCCCCACTGCCCCCACCAACCCCTGGCCCCACTGCCCCCACCAACCCCTGGCCCCACTGCCCCCACCAACCCCTGGCCCCACTGCCCCCACCAACCCCCTGGCCCCACTGCCCCCACCAACCCCCTGGCCCCACTGCCCCCACCAACCCCTGGCCCCACTGCCCCCACCAACCCCCTGGGCCCCACTGCCCCCACCAACCCCCTGGCCCCACTGCCCCCACCAACCCCTGGCCCCACTGCCCCCACCAACCCCCTGGCCCCACTGCCCCCACCAACCCCCTGGCCCCACTGCCCCCACCAACCCCCTGGCCCCACTGCCCCCACCAACCCCTGGCCCCACTGCCCCCACCAACCCCTGGCCCCACTGCCCCCACCAACCCCCTGGCCCCACTGCCCCCACCAACCCCTGGCCCCACTGCCCCCACCAACCCCCTGGCCCCACTGCCCCCACCAACCCCTGGCCCCACTGCCCCCACCAACCCCTGGCCCCACTGCCCCCACCAACCCCCTGGCCCCACTGCCCCCACCAACCCCTGGCCCCACTGCCCCCACCAACCCCTGGCCCCACTGCCCCCACCAACCCCCTGGCCCCACTGCCCCCACCACCCCCTGCCCCCACCGCCCCCACCAACCCCTGGCCCCACTGCCCCCACCAACCCCCTGGCCCCACCGCCCCCACCAACCCCCTGGCCCCCTgccccaccacccccaccaacCCCTGGCCCCACTGCCCCCACCAACCCCCTGGCCCCACTGCCCCCACCAACCCCCTGGCCCCACTGCCTCCACCACCCTGGCCCCACCCCCACCAACCCCTGGCCCCACTGCCCCCACCAACCCCTGGCCCCACTGCCCCCACCAACCCCCTGGCCCCACTGCCCCCACCAACCCCCTGGCCCCACTGCCCCCACCAACCCCTGGCCCCACTGCCCCCACCAACCCCTGGCCCCCCACCCCACATCACCCCATATAGTGAAACAGTTGTCTTTTGTTTAGCAACGTCTTCCCCATTTCATCTCTCTACATGCAATAAATCAAACATGTGTTATTACTGTCCTTTTGATTACTTCTCCCCTATCTCCTTCTCccctatctccttctctccttctatctttctctccccttctctctctttctctttctctctctctctccttctctccttatatcattctctccttctcctctctttctctctttctctctccttctccctttctctctccttctccctttctctctccttctccctttctctctccttctccctttctctctccttctccctttctccctccttcgaTCTTTCGCTCTCCTTCaatctttctcccccctctctttctgtctccttttccctttctctctcctttccctttctctcgccttctctctttctctctccttctctctttctctctcctctctcctctctccccttctctctatttctctctccttctccccttctctctcctctctttatctctccttctctccttctctctccttctctctcctcctctctctctccttctctctctttcctctctccttctatctctttctctctccctctctctcctctctctcctctctcctcttctctctattcctctctccttctctctctttctctctcctctctctctctctttctctctctttctctctctttctctctccttatctctcctctctcctcttctctctccttctctccttttctctccttctcccattctctcattgtctctccttctctctctttctctctccttctgtcctctctcctcttctctctatttctctttctctctctttctctctccttctctctcctctctcctcttctctttctctctcctctctctctctcctctctttctctcaattaaattaaattcaaggggctttaaaggcatgggaaacatgtgttaacattgtcaaagcaagtgaggtagatgatatacaaaagtgaaataaataaaaaaaattaacagtaaacattacacatacagaagtttcaaaacaataaagacattacaaattacaaatcacattatatatatatatatatctatatctatatatatatatatatatatatatatatatatatatatatatatatatatatatatatatatatatatatatatatatatatatatatatatatatatattacgcCATCACACACCGTCACACcctcacacatatatatacatacagtgttgtaacaatgtacaaatggttaataaagggaaaataaataagcataaatatgggttgtatttacaatggtgtttgttcttcactggttgtccttttcttgtggcaacaggtcacaaatcttgctgctgtgatgaaacactgtggaatttcacccagtagatatgggaggtTATCATCATTGGATTTGTTTTAGAATTCTTTGTTGATCTGtgaaatctgagggaaatatgtctctctaatatggtcatacatttggcaggaggttaggaagtgcagcttagtttccacctcattttgtgggcaggtgagcacatagcctgtcttctctttagagccatgtctgcctacggcggcctctctccatctctctttctctttccttctctctttatctctcctttcccctctcccctcttgccttctcccctctcccctcgctccttctctctttctctctccttcactctttctccccccttcactctttctctcctttcttctctctttctctctcattctctctgtcccttAATTGAATTCTTGATGTTTCCCTCCGTGTTAAGGGGCTTGGATGGGTGGTTTGGTGGCACTCATTATACTCACTTCACAATACGTTCAAACGGCCAGAAAATGTGTCTCAGTGAATGGGGATCACGATGCAAAACTCACCTCCTCTCTGGAAGAAAGCAGGCAGCTCCACTTAACTGGGGATAAGAGGTGGGCGATTGGGCGTTGGGGTGGGATCTCACTCAAATAGAGAGTAGAGACCACAGGCAACacatgaataataataatgaaaataaTCACAATCATAATGTTAATAAAATACTCAAAATAATTGCTAGCTGGGGACAATGTGCTTAGTGGGGAAGATGTTTGAATGGTGGTAGCTGGCTGAAAGGAGGGAATATGTTACCCATAGGGGGGAGGGGACAAAAGGAGAGGTAGATACCATTAAGTGAGATTAAGCCTAATAGGGTTGGATTTTCTTACAAGGAAACATTttttgaggaggaggagagaaggaggacggCTCAGAGGGAGAGATCAAAGTGGGATGGCCCAACTTCAACCCCTCTGCATTTACATATAGCTGCTTAATGTCTCCTTCTTACGTCTCCAAAGGATTAGTTACCTTGCTATTTCCATCTCTTCTGTTCTGACAcatatcccctccctcctcactccGTCCTTATTTCCTTattggagtcctctctctctgtatctctctctctctctctctcctttctctctctctctctccctctctctctctctctctctccctctctctctctctctctctctctctctctctctctctctccctctctctctctctctctctctctctctctctctctctctctctctcctctctcctctctctctctctctctccctctctctctctctctctctctctctctctctctctaatctatctaataatctaatctaatctctaatcctctctctctctctctccctcctctctctctctctctctcctttctctctctctctctctctctctctctctctctctctctctctccctcctctctctctctctctctctctctctctctctctctctctctctctctctctctctctctctcctctctctctctctctccctctctctctctctctctctctctctctctctctctcctctcctctctctctctctctctctctctctctctctctctctctctctctctctctctccctctctctctctctctctctctctcctcctccctccctccctccctccctccctccctcctctctctctctctctctctctctctcctcctccctccctccctccctccctccctccctccctccctccctccctccctccctccctcccccctccctctctctctctctctctctctctctctctctctctctctctctctctctctctctctctctctcctttctctctctctctctctctctctctctctctctctctctcctcctctctctctctaaccctctctctctctctctctctctcctttctctctctctctccctcctctctctttctctctctctctccctcctctctctccttttaaaaacattacgatacattcataacagatttcacaacacactgtgtgccctcgagcccctactccaccactaccacatctacagtactaaatccatgtgaatgtatagtatgttatcgtgtgtgtgtgtgtgtgtgtgtgtgtgtgtgtgtgtgtgtgtgtgtgtgtgtgtgtgtgtgtgtgtgtgtgtgtgtgtgtgtgtgtgtgtgtgtgtgtgtgtgtgtgtgtgtgtgtgtgtgtaagtgtgtgtgtatgtatgtgtgtgtgtatgtgtttgtgtgtgtgtgtgtgtgtctgtgccaatgtttggaatagagttccatgtagtcatggctctatgtagtactgtgcacctctcatagtctgttctagacttggggactgtgaagatacCTCTGGTCTTGTGGGGTATGTCTTGTCATAGCCTCTCTCGTGATGGGCAACAAGTAGAGCATGTAAAAAAAAAGTCGCATCCACAGGCTCCTATTTTTTCGGTGACATGCACTTTTTTTCCAAAACTTAAAACACGATTTTCTATTAAAATATTTTATACAAAAACGGTTTTAATTAAATGAAAATACTCGTCTATGTGTGCCATTTACTACTGTggtagtattgtagtagtattGCAGTAGTATTGAAGTAATAACGTAGTAATATTGCGGTGGTATTGTggtagtattgtagtagtattGTGGTAATATTGTGGTAGTATTGTAGTAGTACTGTggtagtattgtagtagtattGTGGTTGTATTTGTTACGATCGTCATGGGAAgaaaaacaactacccacaaaacacaggcagggaaaaggctgcctaagtatgattcccagtcagagacaataatagacaactgcctctgattgagaaccacactcggtcaaaaaacaaagaaatagaaaacatagaaataaagaaactagaatgcccaccctagtcacaccctggcctaaccaaaatagagaataaaagcctctctctatggccagggcgtgacagtatggTGGTTTTCCTCTGTATTGTAGTAGTATTGCAGTGGTATTGTGATGGTATtgctgtagtattgtagtagtattGTGATTGTATTGTAGTATTATTGTAGTATTATTGTGGTTGTATTGCAGAAGTATTGTATAAGTATTGTGATTGTATTGTAGTAATATTGCAgtggtattgtggttgtattgcaATAGTATTGTAGTAGTATTGTGATTGTATTGTAGTAGTATTGCAGTGGTACTGTGGTTGTATTGcagtagtattgtagtagtattGCAGTGGTATTGTGGTGGTATTGCTGTTGTTGGAGAGATGCAGGtctggtctctgttctctgttctttCATCAGCACAATGTAGACACATTGAAAAAGTTAAGTAGTCATGTTTAAAAAACACAAAATGTCTCCCTCCTTGCAGCAGACAAGTCTACCTAACCATTCTACTTAAACAGTGTAGTTAACCAGTCCCAAGGAGATGAGATGTTGAGGCATGTATTTCAACTCCTCCATGAGAGAGAGGGCTGATCAGAACTTCCTGTACTGTCCCCCTCACTAACAAccttaacccactgtccccctcACTAACAAccttaacccactgtccccctcACTAACAACCTTAACCCTCCTGTACTGTCCCCCTCACTAACAAccttaacccactgtcccccctCACTAACAACCTTAACCCTCCTGTACTGTCCCCCTCAATAACAAccttaacccactgtccccctcACTAACAAccttaacccactgtccccctcACTAACAACCTTAACCCACTGTCCCCTCACTAACAAccttaacccactgtccccctcACTAACAAccttaacccactgtccccctcACTAACAAccttaacccactgtcccccctCACTAACAACCTTAACCCTCCTGTACTGTCCCCCTCACTAACAAccttaacccactgtcccccctCACTAACAACCTTAACCCTCCTGTACTGTCCCCCTCAATAACAACCTTAACCCTCCTGTACTGTCCCCCTCACTAACAACCTTAACCCTCCTGTACTGTCCCCCTCACTAACAACCTTAACCCTCCTGTACTGTCCCCCTCACTAACAACCTTAACCCTCCTGTTCTGTCCCCCCTCACTAACAACCTTAACCCTCCTGTTCTGTCCCCCTCAATAACAACCTTAACCCTCCTGTTCTGTCCCCCTCAATAACAACCTTAACCCTCCTGTACTGTCCCCCTCACTAACAAccttaacccactgtcccccctCACTAACAATATTAACCCTCCTGTACTGTCCCCCTCACTAACAACCTTAACCCTCCTGTTCTGTCCCCCCTCACTAACAACCTTAACCCTCCTGTTCTGTCCCCCTCAATAACAACCTTAACCCTCCTGTTCTGTCCCCCTCAATAACAACCTTAACCCTCCTGTACTGTCCCCCTCACTAACAAccttaacccactgtcccccctCACTAACAATATTAACCCTCCTGTACTGTCCCCCTCACTAACAACCTTAACCCTCCTGTTCTGTCCCCCGTCACTAACAACCTTAACCCTCCTGTACTGTCCCGCTCACTAACAACCTTAACCCTCCTGTACTGTCCCCCTCACTAACAACCTTAACCCTCCTGTACTGTCCCCCTCACTAACAACCTTAACCCTCCTGTACTGTCCCCCTCACTAACAACCTTAACCCTCCTGTTCTGTCCCCCCTCAATAACAACCTTAACCCT from Oncorhynchus keta strain PuntledgeMale-10-30-2019 chromosome 7, Oket_V2, whole genome shotgun sequence includes the following:
- the LOC127931035 gene encoding basic proline-rich protein-like, whose amino-acid sequence is MAKLRICPPASTAPTNPLPPPPPPTPGPTAPTNPCLHRPHQPLPPPPQPTPASTAPTNPLPPPPPHTPRPHRPHQPPASTAPTNPLPPPPPPTPCLHRPHQPPASTAPTNPLAPLPQPTPASTAPTNPWPHCPHQPCLHRPPTPGPTAPHQPLAPLPPPTPGPTAPTNPLAPLPPPTPWPHCPHQPPGPTAPTNPLAPLPPPTPGPTPLPPPTPGPTAPTNPLPPPPPPTPGPTAPTNPPPPPPPTPGPTAPTNPWPHRPHQPPGPTAPHQPPGPTAPTNPLAPLPPPTPWPHCPHQPPGPTAPTNPWPHCPHQPPGPTAPTNPCLHCPHQPLAHQPPGPHQPPGPTAPTNPWPHCPHQPLAPLPPPTPWPHCPTNPWPHCPHQPPGPTAPTNPWPHCPHQPPGPTAPTNPWPHCPHQPLAPLPPPTPGPTAPTNPLAPLPPPTPWPHCPHQPLAPLPHQPLAPLPPPTPGPTAPTNPLAPLPHQPPGPTAPTNPWPHCPHQPLAPPPPPTPGPTAPTNPWPHCPHQPPGPTAPTNPLAPLPHQPPGPTAPTNPLAPLPPPTPGPTAPPNPWPHCPHHPLGPTAPTNPWPPWPHCPLAPPPPNPLALCPTPPLAPPTNPLAPLPPPTPGPTAPTNPLAPLPPPTPWPHCPHQPLAPLPPPTPWPHCPHQPLAPCPPLAPCPHQPPGPTAPTNPWPHCPHQPLAPLPPPTPGPTAPTNPLAPLPPPTPWPHCPHQPLAPLPPPTPWAPLPPPTPWPHCPHQPLAPLPPPTPWPHCPHQPPGPTAPTNPLAPLPPPTPGPTAPTNPWPHCPHQPPGPTAPTNPWPHCPHQPPGPTAPTNPWPHCPHQPLAPLPPPTPWPHCPHQPLAPLPPPTPGPTAPTNPLAPLPPPPPAPTAPTNPWPHCPHQPPGPTAPTNPLAPCPTTPTNPWPHCPHQPPGPTAPTNPLAPLPPPPWPHPHQPLAPLPPPTPGPTAPTNPLAPLPPPTPWPHCPHQPLAPLPPPTPGPPPHITPYTEPLRPRARNSS